Proteins encoded in a region of the Candidatus Palauibacter scopulicola genome:
- a CDS encoding SDR family NAD(P)-dependent oxidoreductase, giving the protein MTPTSRESPVAIVGYSYRMPGGIRTDSDFWRLLREREIVQEPVAERYGRGYRPVGRFSGPGRFASPHEGLIREDGEKLIDPKLFGLSQDEVLSMDPQVRMLLNCSWETFERVGWDFHSLRNSSTGVFIGAQVPAVASWRPMHGAGPFDVTTISLAMLANRVSYHFNLMGPSITYCTACSASLTALHSAMTALRCGDCEQAVVGSVNYLGTSRLSASFNALGVISPDGKCHSFDADANGYIRSEGAFIFALKPLVAAERDGDHIHAVIEGTAVNAAGAADGSSGLAQGRYITAPTRHAQVDLMRTACARAGRTPAEFDYIEAHATGTVVGDRIEGNAILEAFGAADRDVPLRVSSVKSNLGHMEAAAFHCALLKVILMMQRRTFAPTSRNFVVPNPEIDFDSGRMQVQAECEPFPDRPVVVGINSFGFGGANGHCVVREYQPPQPRVWSSHPASRGGFMIPLSARTAGALAQGARRLRQQLAENGTDLYTVAGNLSRRRTHFAARTAFAVRNREELLASLDEFAENPSNVSTTDDGERRIAMVFAGQGTQWAGCGRALYDADPVFRRAIDAVEDHWRTHSDTSLRDACFNAPQEELNEVRLAQPAIFMIQCALFELFKTWGVHPECVVGHSSGEVAAAYASGALSLAEATRLVYHRATLQQRRAGSGRMLAIGLDLTGVEDVLDSLDIAFRPGGDRPMQVEIACENAPASVVACGPEAELRPVMAELDRRNVQNQLLAGNIAFHSSAMDPIREDAREALAFLDDCAFDAGVPFVSSVTGDRTERLDGAYWWTNIREPVHFARAIDTIVREFRPDLFLEIAPHSALQSAVVQCLERISPMPVSIPSLQRDSDDRLGFQQALASLFRSGVALDFAVQYPRPQPIAHLLPGHPRDEQALIDPLTDNEFFVRQGEYSHGPLVGHRVPSDHLLFEARLSEKDFPWLTDHRVHHAAIMPAAGYIELVLQALGGVPVHFEVLEFLQPCPVPGTPVRLQTALHPVPTAPDEFTFTISSRSYDVDATSEIHCRGRVALIEDEHPAGVPARLEEIDRSSCETVFARRSDFYERIEAVLSETFQYGPYFQTIRLFELNPESRALIVDIEMDEELWATGREEGYVGCPPLLDGGLQIFLSHLLTASHLFAIPQRAERATFLRPPTGPRITCHVTRPSEDWMDANERGQYSVQRGERAAGAISFYDSDTGHLIAHIGQYTYFTSNPRWNDLPKSKHEIAWQPKFVPRGKALQDWLPDGEIEPAALIAALERADGDGGYSCHAVEFSGSREPDRTMLADCLDHLTRPDARSEFWLVSDSEETARVHYDAFNQQDAALRFQGLDPACGSSTDEGLLRPGSVEIMFLHGSDDFPGSDGWQFLQRLSVEGGLALVRHTDGDSIEPGEGWTIVRAGRRTTLLQAPHAYDAETADRPLPGPRWVLGEPSSWASGWTALLDAPDTVRPIPHEAVVRGHFETLEAWSQAADLRAVDYFCGTDPEDPTGERAAAHFIGFVQALVSTRRADANHVCRLSVVTCRAALDVEHPRGSALWGAVRSMAMEVGDEAKLDFRLVDLGDADDLRTLARLARRDLRERELAVRENRLWVPRISSIRKRYSQVAAGDDAEYRLTLDNPGQIAGLQMKTYELPPLGPNDVHIDVEAAALNFRDVMVTLGLLPALAYERSALGREVGMEGSGTVRRIGSEVRHCAVGDRVAFIAGGCIANHAVVPEYLVFAKPDRLSTEEAASTLSVYVTAYYSLIHLARLREGQRVLIHSAMGGVGQAAIALARHVGAEIYATAGSASKREQLLAMGVRGAFDSHSYDWYDDLMAATGGEGVDVVLNSLAGRHIELCLRALRPGGWHCEIGKIDIYADNDLGLRIFRKNLRFAAIDVDRLMLDDPDLTREISETCMDLLGRGALPPLPVTVFPYRDYGKALRLMTTGGHQGKLVLKAPQDSTDPGFPIADIRPLFDPEATYLVTGGLGGFGLRLIPYLVASGARHLTLMDRDPQRRRDAEWVRRASALVYMEAEAEIDIVPGDVAVEADVQHCVRQLKRPLKGVFHLAGALDDRLLDDMSMESLQRVFAPKASGALHLHEATAGLELDHFVLFSSTASMLGNPGQINYSGANGFLDGLAGARHRQGLPCLTYNMPAVADAGMAARSLPVLRMMRAAGMPPVSSDLAIANLDYALRTLSDRPHLVTSLFERPAWTVDFPDYMRIGRVMHNHDAFEAGSGGELTLESVVEQIAAKVAELCGHEDGEVDEPLSSFGLTSISVAELGTFIQAEFNYRVSALELMTTASSLSLAEGIIHGKEAAGEDEAETDGDGSGRTAEVSRPRARRTPSAFANAPEDHFLEGAT; this is encoded by the coding sequence ATGACCCCTACGTCGCGGGAGTCCCCCGTTGCAATCGTGGGGTACAGCTATCGAATGCCGGGCGGGATCCGGACGGATTCCGACTTCTGGCGGTTGCTGCGCGAACGCGAGATCGTCCAGGAGCCCGTTGCCGAAAGGTACGGCAGAGGCTATCGGCCGGTTGGCCGTTTCTCCGGTCCGGGGCGATTTGCGAGTCCTCACGAAGGTCTCATTCGTGAGGACGGCGAGAAGCTGATCGATCCCAAGCTCTTCGGCCTGTCGCAGGACGAAGTGCTGTCGATGGATCCGCAGGTGCGCATGTTGCTGAACTGCTCCTGGGAGACCTTCGAGCGTGTCGGCTGGGACTTTCACTCACTGCGCAACAGCTCCACTGGCGTCTTCATCGGGGCGCAGGTCCCGGCCGTGGCCAGCTGGCGCCCCATGCACGGCGCGGGGCCGTTCGATGTCACGACGATCAGTCTCGCCATGCTGGCCAACCGGGTGTCGTACCACTTCAACTTGATGGGGCCGTCGATCACGTACTGCACGGCCTGCTCGGCGAGCCTGACCGCCCTCCATTCGGCCATGACCGCGCTGCGTTGCGGCGACTGTGAACAGGCTGTCGTGGGGTCGGTGAACTACCTCGGGACGTCGCGGCTCAGCGCTTCGTTCAATGCCTTGGGCGTCATCAGCCCCGATGGCAAGTGCCATTCCTTCGATGCCGACGCAAATGGTTACATCCGTTCGGAGGGAGCGTTCATCTTCGCACTCAAACCCCTGGTGGCGGCCGAGAGGGACGGGGATCACATCCATGCCGTGATCGAAGGGACCGCCGTCAACGCAGCCGGTGCGGCCGATGGGAGTTCCGGGCTCGCGCAGGGCCGGTACATCACCGCCCCCACCCGTCACGCGCAGGTAGACCTGATGCGCACGGCCTGCGCGCGCGCCGGGCGCACGCCGGCGGAGTTCGACTACATCGAGGCGCACGCGACGGGCACGGTGGTCGGAGATCGCATCGAGGGCAACGCGATCCTGGAGGCCTTCGGGGCGGCCGACCGCGACGTGCCGCTGCGGGTCTCCAGCGTGAAGAGCAATCTGGGGCACATGGAGGCGGCGGCATTCCACTGTGCGCTGCTGAAAGTCATTCTGATGATGCAGCGGCGCACCTTCGCGCCGACTTCAAGGAACTTCGTCGTCCCGAATCCCGAGATCGACTTCGATAGCGGCCGGATGCAGGTGCAGGCGGAATGCGAACCGTTCCCGGACCGGCCGGTCGTGGTTGGCATCAATTCGTTCGGCTTTGGCGGCGCCAACGGCCATTGCGTGGTCCGGGAATACCAGCCCCCGCAGCCGCGCGTCTGGTCGTCGCATCCGGCTTCGCGCGGCGGGTTCATGATCCCGCTTTCGGCCCGCACCGCCGGCGCATTGGCGCAGGGTGCCCGGCGGCTGCGGCAACAACTGGCCGAGAACGGCACCGACCTCTATACGGTGGCGGGCAATCTCAGCCGCCGTCGCACGCACTTCGCCGCCCGAACCGCCTTTGCGGTGCGAAATCGGGAGGAATTGCTCGCGTCGCTCGACGAATTCGCCGAAAACCCCTCGAACGTCAGCACGACCGACGATGGTGAACGCCGAATTGCGATGGTGTTTGCGGGCCAGGGGACCCAATGGGCGGGTTGCGGCCGTGCACTCTACGACGCCGACCCCGTCTTCCGCAGGGCGATCGACGCCGTCGAAGACCACTGGCGAACACACTCGGACACTTCGCTGCGCGACGCCTGCTTCAACGCACCCCAGGAGGAGCTCAACGAGGTCCGGCTCGCCCAGCCCGCGATCTTCATGATCCAGTGCGCCCTCTTCGAACTCTTCAAGACCTGGGGCGTGCATCCGGAATGCGTCGTCGGGCACAGTTCGGGCGAGGTCGCGGCTGCCTACGCGTCCGGGGCCCTCTCGCTCGCCGAAGCGACGCGGCTCGTCTACCACCGCGCGACGTTGCAGCAGCGCAGGGCCGGTTCGGGCAGGATGCTGGCGATCGGCCTCGATCTCACTGGCGTGGAGGACGTGCTCGACTCGCTCGACATCGCGTTTCGGCCCGGCGGGGATCGACCGATGCAGGTGGAGATTGCCTGCGAGAACGCACCGGCCAGCGTCGTCGCCTGCGGTCCCGAGGCGGAGTTGAGACCGGTCATGGCGGAGCTGGATCGCCGCAACGTGCAGAACCAGCTGCTTGCGGGGAATATCGCGTTCCATTCCTCAGCCATGGATCCCATCCGGGAGGACGCGCGCGAGGCCCTGGCGTTCCTGGATGACTGCGCGTTCGACGCCGGGGTCCCCTTCGTGTCGTCCGTGACCGGCGATCGCACGGAACGCCTGGATGGCGCCTACTGGTGGACGAATATCCGCGAACCCGTGCACTTCGCGCGCGCGATCGACACGATCGTGCGCGAGTTTCGTCCGGACTTGTTCCTGGAAATCGCCCCCCACAGCGCGCTCCAATCGGCGGTGGTCCAGTGTCTGGAACGGATCTCGCCGATGCCGGTCAGCATTCCGAGCCTCCAGCGCGACTCGGACGACCGGCTTGGTTTTCAGCAGGCTCTCGCGTCGCTGTTCAGGTCCGGCGTCGCTCTCGATTTCGCGGTTCAGTATCCGCGGCCACAGCCGATCGCCCACCTCCTTCCCGGCCATCCCCGCGACGAGCAGGCGCTGATCGATCCCCTGACCGACAACGAGTTCTTCGTCCGGCAGGGCGAGTACTCTCACGGCCCTTTGGTGGGCCACCGGGTGCCGAGCGACCACCTGCTCTTCGAGGCGCGGCTGTCCGAGAAGGACTTTCCCTGGCTGACGGACCATCGCGTTCACCACGCCGCAATCATGCCGGCCGCAGGTTACATCGAACTCGTCCTTCAGGCGCTGGGGGGCGTTCCCGTTCACTTCGAGGTCCTCGAATTCCTGCAGCCGTGCCCGGTGCCCGGGACGCCGGTGCGGCTGCAGACGGCCCTCCATCCGGTTCCCACCGCGCCCGACGAGTTCACCTTCACGATCTCGTCCCGGTCGTACGATGTGGACGCCACGAGCGAGATCCATTGCCGTGGCCGGGTGGCCCTGATCGAGGACGAGCACCCCGCCGGCGTCCCGGCCCGCCTGGAGGAAATCGACCGCTCCTCCTGCGAGACCGTCTTCGCCCGGCGGAGTGACTTCTACGAACGGATCGAGGCGGTTCTCAGCGAGACCTTCCAGTACGGTCCCTATTTCCAGACCATCCGGCTGTTCGAACTCAACCCTGAATCCAGGGCCCTGATCGTCGACATCGAGATGGACGAAGAACTCTGGGCGACGGGCCGGGAAGAGGGTTACGTCGGGTGCCCGCCACTGCTCGACGGAGGGCTGCAGATCTTCCTGTCGCACCTCCTGACCGCTTCCCACCTCTTCGCCATCCCTCAGCGCGCGGAGCGGGCGACGTTCCTGCGCCCGCCCACCGGTCCGCGGATCACCTGCCACGTGACCAGGCCGAGCGAAGACTGGATGGATGCGAACGAGCGCGGGCAGTACTCGGTTCAGCGTGGCGAGCGCGCCGCCGGCGCGATCAGCTTCTACGACAGCGACACCGGGCATCTCATCGCCCACATCGGACAGTACACGTACTTCACCTCGAATCCGCGCTGGAACGACCTGCCGAAGAGCAAGCACGAAATTGCGTGGCAACCGAAGTTCGTCCCCCGAGGCAAGGCACTGCAGGACTGGCTGCCCGATGGAGAGATCGAGCCGGCCGCCCTGATCGCGGCGCTCGAACGGGCGGACGGGGACGGAGGATACAGTTGTCATGCGGTCGAGTTTTCCGGATCCCGCGAACCCGACCGGACCATGCTCGCCGACTGTCTGGACCACTTGACGCGCCCGGACGCCCGATCCGAGTTCTGGCTCGTGAGCGACAGCGAGGAGACGGCCCGGGTCCACTATGACGCCTTCAACCAGCAGGATGCGGCGCTGCGCTTCCAGGGTCTCGACCCGGCATGCGGGTCCTCAACAGACGAGGGGCTCCTTCGCCCCGGCAGCGTCGAGATCATGTTCCTGCACGGGTCGGACGACTTCCCCGGCTCGGACGGCTGGCAGTTCCTGCAACGCCTGAGCGTCGAGGGAGGGTTGGCCTTGGTCCGTCACACAGACGGCGACAGCATCGAGCCCGGAGAGGGGTGGACGATCGTCAGGGCCGGTCGGCGTACCACGCTGTTGCAGGCTCCGCACGCCTACGACGCCGAAACCGCGGACCGCCCGCTTCCGGGACCGCGTTGGGTGCTGGGGGAGCCGTCAAGCTGGGCGTCCGGCTGGACCGCGCTGCTGGACGCCCCCGACACCGTGCGACCCATTCCGCACGAGGCGGTCGTCAGGGGACATTTCGAGACGCTCGAGGCCTGGTCGCAGGCGGCCGACCTGCGTGCGGTCGACTACTTCTGCGGCACCGACCCCGAGGATCCGACGGGCGAAAGGGCGGCCGCGCACTTCATCGGGTTCGTCCAGGCGCTCGTGTCCACCCGTCGGGCCGACGCAAATCATGTCTGTCGTCTCAGCGTGGTCACCTGCCGTGCGGCCCTCGACGTGGAACACCCGCGGGGAAGTGCGCTGTGGGGCGCCGTGCGCAGCATGGCCATGGAGGTCGGCGACGAGGCGAAGCTCGATTTTCGCCTGGTGGACCTTGGCGACGCGGATGATCTCCGGACGCTCGCCCGGCTGGCGCGGCGCGACCTGCGCGAGCGGGAACTGGCCGTGCGGGAGAACCGGCTGTGGGTGCCGCGCATTTCCAGCATCAGGAAGCGGTACTCCCAGGTCGCCGCGGGCGACGACGCGGAGTATCGGCTGACGCTGGACAACCCGGGTCAGATCGCCGGCCTCCAGATGAAGACGTACGAACTCCCTCCCCTCGGGCCGAACGATGTGCACATCGACGTCGAGGCCGCGGCGCTCAACTTCCGCGACGTGATGGTCACGCTGGGGCTGCTGCCCGCCCTCGCATACGAGCGTTCGGCACTCGGACGCGAGGTGGGGATGGAGGGGAGCGGCACGGTTCGGCGGATCGGCTCGGAGGTGCGGCACTGTGCGGTCGGCGACCGGGTCGCGTTCATCGCCGGCGGTTGCATTGCCAACCACGCGGTTGTCCCCGAATACCTCGTCTTCGCCAAGCCGGATCGGCTCAGCACGGAGGAGGCCGCGTCGACGCTGTCGGTCTACGTCACGGCGTACTACTCGCTGATTCACCTGGCCCGCCTCCGGGAGGGCCAGCGTGTCCTGATACACTCCGCGATGGGTGGGGTCGGACAGGCCGCGATCGCCCTGGCCAGGCACGTTGGCGCCGAGATCTACGCGACGGCCGGCAGCGCGAGCAAACGTGAGCAACTCCTGGCGATGGGAGTGCGAGGCGCCTTCGATTCGCACAGCTATGACTGGTACGACGACCTGATGGCGGCGACCGGCGGCGAGGGGGTGGATGTCGTGCTGAACTCCCTGGCCGGGAGGCACATCGAACTGTGTCTGCGGGCGCTCCGTCCGGGCGGCTGGCACTGCGAAATCGGAAAGATCGACATCTACGCCGACAACGACCTCGGGCTACGGATCTTCCGGAAGAACCTCCGCTTCGCGGCCATCGACGTGGACCGTCTGATGCTGGACGATCCCGACCTGACGCGCGAGATCTCCGAAACCTGCATGGACCTGCTGGGGCGGGGTGCGCTGCCGCCGCTCCCCGTCACCGTTTTTCCCTACCGGGACTACGGCAAGGCGTTGCGCCTGATGACGACCGGCGGGCATCAGGGCAAGCTGGTGCTCAAAGCGCCGCAAGACAGCACGGATCCCGGATTTCCCATCGCGGACATCCGCCCTCTCTTCGACCCCGAAGCGACCTATCTCGTGACGGGCGGCCTGGGCGGTTTCGGGCTGCGCCTGATCCCCTACCTGGTCGCGTCCGGCGCGCGGCACCTCACGCTGATGGACCGCGACCCCCAGCGTCGCCGAGACGCCGAGTGGGTCCGGCGCGCGAGTGCGCTCGTCTACATGGAAGCCGAAGCCGAAATCGACATCGTGCCCGGGGACGTGGCCGTGGAGGCCGACGTTCAACACTGTGTCCGGCAGCTCAAGCGGCCGCTCAAGGGCGTCTTCCATCTCGCCGGCGCACTGGATGACCGCCTGCTCGACGACATGTCGATGGAGTCGCTGCAGAGAGTGTTTGCGCCCAAGGCCTCCGGCGCGCTTCATCTTCACGAGGCCACCGCCGGCCTCGAACTCGACCACTTCGTCCTCTTCTCGTCCACCGCCTCGATGCTGGGCAATCCGGGGCAGATCAACTACAGCGGGGCCAACGGCTTCCTGGACGGCCTGGCCGGGGCGCGCCACCGGCAGGGCCTGCCCTGCCTGACGTACAACATGCCCGCCGTGGCCGACGCGGGCATGGCCGCGCGTAGTCTTCCGGTACTGCGCATGATGCGCGCCGCGGGGATGCCGCCGGTGAGCTCCGACCTCGCCATCGCCAACCTCGACTACGCATTACGCACGCTCTCCGACCGACCCCACCTCGTCACCTCGCTCTTCGAGCGTCCCGCGTGGACGGTCGACTTCCCGGACTACATGCGGATCGGGCGGGTGATGCACAATCACGATGCCTTCGAAGCGGGCTCCGGCGGAGAACTCACACTCGAGAGCGTCGTGGAGCAGATCGCCGCCAAGGTCGCCGAACTCTGCGGCCACGAGGACGGCGAGGTGGACGAACCACTGTCGAGTTTCGGGTTGACCTCCATCTCCGTGGCCGAACTCGGGACGTTCATTCAGGCCGAATTCAACTACCGCGTCAGCGCGCTCGAGCTCATGACCACCGCCTCGTCCCTGTCGCTGGCGGAGGGCATCATTCACGGCAAGGAAGCCGCCGGGGAGGATGAAGCCGAGACGGACGGGGACGGATCCGGCCGCACCGCCGAGGTCTCCCGGCCACGGGCCCGCCGCACCCCGTCCGCGTTCGCGAACGCCCCGGAGGATCACTTCCTGGAAGGGGCGACCTGA
- a CDS encoding B12-binding domain-containing radical SAM protein: MPNALLLYPRHPPTYWGNNFALDLLGIRAAFPPLGLLTVAAMFPSRYNLRVVDLNVTSLEDRDLEWADLAFTSTMIVQRPSLEQVVERCNRAGIPVIAGGPHPTTFHREMEGIDHFVLDEVEETFPAFLHDLENGTAKEVYRAPRKPDVTVTPLPRFDLIDMNDYYSMCLQFSRGCPFDCEFCDITKLYGRVSRTKTPEQMVAEFDHLHELGWRGPLFLVDDNFIGNKREVTRLLPAIAEWQKERGYPFTLSTEASVNLVRMNDLMDVMIEAGFDTVFLGIETPNPKALKKMKKPQNINVRDDNYLFTAVRKIQQKGMQVQGGFILGLDEDDESAFDAQIDFIQETGIPIALVGLLTALKDTNLWARLEQEGRLLDKPIEINATSLNFRPQMDPATLVEGYLRVIGTIYDSTLENYFERCLTLLKHLNPVPHIHKPVSEHALYAGIMGIRRRLTADQLPAFSRYVAKVSKDHPRMMPLAIRLAATGHHCEKFTRQQTVIREFKEYLNSELATVRDTRPRSKPRRGAETGLRKAALSRANARRRAIPEEFRYAGDGISEAVAAFQLALNPEIHPTPATRGSLPVVGETRDPGGAGRA, translated from the coding sequence ATGCCGAACGCGCTCCTCCTCTACCCCAGGCACCCTCCCACCTACTGGGGCAACAACTTCGCCCTGGACCTTCTGGGCATCCGGGCCGCCTTTCCACCGCTCGGCCTGCTCACCGTGGCAGCGATGTTCCCGTCCCGGTACAACCTCCGCGTGGTCGACCTCAACGTCACCTCGCTCGAGGACCGCGATCTGGAGTGGGCGGATCTCGCCTTCACGTCGACCATGATCGTCCAGCGCCCATCGCTCGAGCAGGTCGTGGAGCGCTGCAACCGGGCCGGGATTCCGGTCATCGCCGGCGGACCTCACCCCACGACCTTCCACCGCGAAATGGAGGGCATCGACCACTTCGTCCTCGACGAGGTCGAGGAGACCTTCCCCGCCTTCCTGCACGACCTGGAAAACGGCACCGCGAAGGAGGTCTATCGAGCGCCGCGAAAGCCGGATGTGACCGTCACGCCGCTTCCGCGCTTCGACCTCATCGACATGAACGACTACTACTCCATGTGCCTCCAGTTCTCGCGGGGCTGCCCCTTCGACTGCGAGTTCTGCGACATTACCAAGCTGTACGGCCGCGTGTCGCGCACGAAGACGCCCGAGCAGATGGTGGCCGAGTTCGATCACCTGCACGAACTGGGCTGGCGCGGCCCGCTCTTCCTCGTCGATGACAACTTCATCGGCAACAAGCGCGAGGTGACGCGTCTCCTGCCGGCGATCGCCGAGTGGCAGAAGGAGCGCGGGTATCCGTTTACGCTGTCTACCGAGGCCAGCGTGAACCTGGTCCGCATGAACGACCTCATGGACGTCATGATCGAGGCCGGCTTCGACACCGTCTTCCTGGGTATCGAGACGCCCAATCCAAAGGCTCTCAAGAAGATGAAGAAGCCTCAGAACATCAACGTGCGCGACGACAACTACCTGTTCACCGCCGTGCGCAAGATCCAGCAGAAGGGGATGCAGGTGCAGGGCGGCTTCATCCTCGGCCTCGATGAGGATGACGAGAGCGCGTTCGATGCCCAGATCGACTTCATTCAGGAAACCGGAATCCCGATCGCGCTGGTCGGCCTGCTGACCGCACTCAAGGACACCAACCTTTGGGCGCGTCTCGAGCAGGAAGGCCGACTGCTGGACAAGCCCATCGAGATCAACGCGACCTCGCTGAACTTCAGGCCGCAGATGGATCCCGCGACATTGGTGGAGGGGTATCTGCGGGTCATCGGGACGATCTACGATTCGACGCTCGAGAACTATTTTGAACGCTGTCTGACTTTGCTGAAACACCTCAACCCCGTGCCGCACATCCACAAGCCGGTGAGCGAGCACGCGCTCTATGCGGGGATCATGGGGATCCGGCGGCGCCTGACCGCGGACCAGCTTCCGGCGTTCTCACGGTACGTCGCGAAGGTCTCCAAAGACCATCCCCGCATGATGCCCCTGGCGATTCGACTCGCCGCGACGGGTCATCACTGCGAGAAGTTCACCCGTCAGCAGACCGTCATCCGCGAATTCAAGGAGTACCTGAACTCGGAACTGGCGACCGTCCGCGATACGCGACCGCGGTCGAAGCCGAGACGGGGCGCGGAGACTGGGCTCAGAAAGGCGGCGCTCAGCCGGGCCAATGCCCGGCGGAGGGCCATCCCGGAGGAATTCCGCTACGCCGGAGACGGGATCTCCGAAGCCGTCGCGGCCTTTCAACTCGCGCTGAATCCCGAGATCCACCCAACCCCGGCGACCCGTGGGAGCTTGCCGGTTGTGGGCGAGACCCGGGATCCCGGTGGAGCGGGCCGTGCCTGA